A window from Synechococcus sp. RSCCF101 encodes these proteins:
- a CDS encoding NDP-sugar synthase yields the protein MKAMILAAGKGTRVRPITHMIPKPMIPILQKPVMEFLLELLREHGFTEIMVNVSHLAEEIENYFRDGQRFGVEIAYSFEGRIEDGELVGDAVGSAGGLKKIQTFQPFFDDTFVVLCGDALIDLNLSEAVRRHKEKGAMASLITKRVPLDQVSSYGVVVTDSEDRVLEFQEKPSVEEAHSDMINTGIYIFEPEVLKFVPEGQSFDIGSDLFPRLAEAGAPFYALPMEFEWVDIGKVPDYWQAIRSVLQGQVRQVPIPGKEVRPGVYTGLNVAANWDRITVEGPIYVGGMTRIEDGATLIGPSMIGPSCQIGANATIDNSIIFDYSRIGPGVQLVEKLVFGRYCVDRNGDHFDLQEAELDWLITDARRQDFSEPSPQQKAMAQLLGSDLARSGREAGR from the coding sequence ATGAAGGCAATGATCCTCGCGGCAGGGAAAGGAACACGTGTGCGCCCGATCACGCACATGATCCCGAAGCCGATGATTCCGATCCTGCAGAAGCCGGTGATGGAATTCCTGCTCGAGCTGCTGCGCGAGCACGGCTTCACCGAGATCATGGTCAACGTGTCTCATCTCGCCGAAGAGATCGAGAATTACTTCCGCGATGGCCAGCGCTTCGGCGTTGAAATCGCCTACAGCTTCGAGGGCCGGATCGAGGATGGCGAGCTGGTCGGGGACGCGGTGGGTTCAGCCGGCGGTCTGAAGAAGATCCAGACCTTCCAGCCCTTCTTCGATGACACCTTCGTGGTGCTCTGCGGTGATGCACTGATCGATCTCAATCTCAGTGAGGCGGTGCGCCGCCACAAGGAGAAAGGGGCGATGGCCTCCCTGATCACCAAGCGTGTCCCCCTCGATCAGGTGAGCAGCTACGGCGTCGTGGTCACCGATTCCGAGGACCGTGTTCTCGAGTTCCAGGAGAAGCCGTCGGTGGAGGAGGCGCACAGCGACATGATCAACACCGGCATCTACATCTTCGAGCCGGAGGTGCTCAAGTTCGTGCCCGAGGGCCAGTCCTTTGACATCGGCAGCGATCTGTTCCCCAGGCTGGCTGAGGCCGGAGCCCCGTTCTACGCGCTGCCGATGGAATTCGAATGGGTGGACATCGGCAAGGTGCCGGACTACTGGCAGGCGATCCGCAGTGTGCTGCAGGGTCAGGTACGCCAGGTGCCCATCCCCGGCAAGGAGGTGCGTCCTGGTGTGTACACGGGCCTGAATGTGGCCGCCAACTGGGACCGGATCACCGTGGAAGGGCCGATCTACGTCGGCGGGATGACCCGCATCGAAGACGGCGCCACACTCATCGGTCCCTCGATGATCGGGCCCAGCTGCCAGATCGGCGCCAACGCCACCATCGACAATTCGATCATCTTTGACTACTCCCGCATCGGACCGGGGGTGCAGCTGGTCGAAAAGCTGGTCTTCGGCCGCTACTGCGTCGATCGGAACGGCGATCACTTCGACCTGCAGGAGGCCGAGCTCGACTGGCTGATCACCGATGCCCGCCGGCAGGACTTCTCCGAACCCTCGCCCCAGCAGAAGGCCATGGCCCAGCTTCTGGGCAGCGATCTGGCCCGTTCAGGCCGCGAGGCAGGCCGCTGA
- a CDS encoding response regulator transcription factor has translation MSASTEPPSTRIALSEREIEIIELVALGLTNQEIAERLTISKRTVDNHVSNVFSKTGAKNRVALLNWAMDNGKICRDGFNCCSLNESDDPEPSLRSPA, from the coding sequence ATGTCGGCAAGCACAGAGCCTCCCTCCACACGGATTGCCCTGTCGGAGCGTGAGATCGAGATCATTGAGCTGGTGGCCCTCGGGCTCACCAATCAGGAGATCGCCGAACGTCTCACCATCAGCAAGCGCACGGTCGACAACCACGTCAGCAACGTCTTCAGCAAAACGGGAGCCAAGAACCGTGTCGCCCTGCTCAACTGGGCCATGGACAACGGCAAGATCTGCCGCGACGGCTTCAACTGCTGCTCCCTGAACGAGTCGGACGATCCAGAGCCGTCGCTCCGCTCTCCTGCATGA
- a CDS encoding LapA family protein, with product MRQINFLLIFSFALAAVMFALENSEPTTVTLLPGVSFTLPLAVMLLVVMGVGATAAWIFAVWTMVVSRVETARQADGEQASQVRIEELERDLDRYRATVDAQLGLLPAVGGTTAGSEASPNPAAAASTD from the coding sequence ATGCGCCAGATCAACTTTCTGCTGATCTTCAGCTTCGCGCTCGCCGCGGTGATGTTCGCCCTCGAGAACAGTGAACCCACCACGGTGACGCTGCTGCCGGGGGTGAGCTTCACCCTGCCGCTTGCGGTCATGCTGCTGGTGGTGATGGGTGTGGGGGCCACGGCCGCCTGGATCTTCGCCGTCTGGACGATGGTGGTGAGCCGGGTCGAGACCGCTCGGCAGGCCGACGGCGAGCAGGCCTCCCAGGTGCGGATCGAGGAACTGGAACGCGATCTCGATCGCTACCGGGCCACGGTCGATGCCCAGCTGGGGCTGCTGCCGGCCGTGGGAGGCACAACGGCGGGCAGCGAGGCCTCACCGAATCCGGCCGCAGCGGCGTCCACCGACTGA
- a CDS encoding CYTH domain-containing protein, with protein sequence MAVEIERRFLVRSDGWRAHVRHRDHLHQGYLVREPVSLRVRLGDAGRAWLTIKARFSGGDAERSAFGTALARQEFEYTIPAADAADLLELSSCRLEKVRHTLAWPGGEWVVDEFLGANAPLILCEVEPEDPRAPLTLPEWCGPEISGRRDLSNAALAEHPLKSWTEEQRRAVAIPTEQDRV encoded by the coding sequence ATGGCTGGAGAGCCCACGTCCGGCACCGGGACCACCTGCACCAGGGCTATCTGGTGCGCGAACCCGTGAGCCTAAGGGTGCGGCTGGGGGATGCCGGCCGCGCCTGGCTCACGATCAAGGCCCGCTTCTCCGGCGGCGATGCCGAGCGATCGGCCTTCGGAACCGCCCTGGCGCGCCAGGAATTCGAATACACCATCCCCGCGGCCGATGCGGCGGATCTGCTCGAGCTGAGTTCCTGCCGCCTTGAGAAGGTGCGCCACACCTTGGCCTGGCCTGGGGGCGAGTGGGTTGTGGACGAGTTCCTCGGGGCGAATGCGCCCCTGATCCTGTGCGAGGTGGAGCCGGAGGACCCGCGGGCGCCGCTGACCCTTCCCGAATGGTGCGGCCCGGAGATCAGCGGCCGCCGCGACCTGAGCAATGCGGCGCTGGCTGAGCATCCGCTGAAGTCGTGGACGGAAGAGCAGCGCCGTGCCGTAGCGATCCCGACGGAACAGGACAGGGTTTAG
- a CDS encoding methylenetetrahydrofolate reductase translates to MRLLQALEAGTPVITAEVMPPRGSDAALTLEHAERLRGRVHAINVTDGSRAVMRMSSLAVARLLLDRGHEPVLQLACRDRNRIALQADLLGAHALGIRNVLCLTGDPVRAGDQPGARPVHDLDSVRLLQQVSAFNRGADPIQGELPDGGTHLLAGAAADPHSPSWSGLRSRLRRKQQAGARFIQTQMVMDAAVLRRFQEEIASPLGLPVLAGVFLLKSARNAAFINRVVPGACIPQAIIDRLSAAADPADEGIAIASEQVRSFLRIVRGVHVMAVKAEQRIPAILDRAGVEPISSSGQLGGGEGSAACLAA, encoded by the coding sequence GTGAGGCTGCTGCAGGCGCTGGAGGCGGGGACCCCGGTGATCACCGCCGAGGTGATGCCGCCGCGCGGCAGTGATGCGGCCCTCACCCTGGAGCATGCGGAACGGCTGCGCGGCCGCGTGCACGCCATCAATGTGACGGATGGCAGCCGTGCCGTGATGCGGATGAGCAGCCTCGCCGTGGCCCGGCTGCTGCTGGACCGTGGTCACGAGCCAGTGCTGCAGCTGGCCTGCCGCGATCGCAACCGCATCGCCCTGCAGGCGGATCTGCTCGGCGCCCATGCCCTCGGCATTCGCAATGTGCTCTGCCTCACCGGAGATCCCGTCCGGGCCGGGGATCAGCCGGGGGCCCGCCCGGTGCACGATCTCGATTCGGTGCGCCTGCTGCAGCAGGTCTCCGCCTTCAACCGCGGGGCGGATCCGATTCAGGGAGAGCTGCCGGATGGCGGGACCCATCTGCTGGCGGGGGCGGCGGCCGATCCCCACTCCCCGAGCTGGTCGGGGCTGCGGTCCAGGCTGCGCCGCAAGCAGCAGGCCGGTGCCCGCTTCATTCAGACCCAGATGGTCATGGACGCGGCCGTGCTGCGCCGGTTCCAGGAGGAGATCGCGAGCCCCCTCGGGCTCCCGGTGCTCGCCGGGGTGTTTCTGCTCAAATCGGCCCGCAATGCGGCCTTCATCAATCGGGTGGTGCCCGGTGCCTGCATCCCCCAGGCGATCATCGACCGCCTCTCTGCTGCCGCCGACCCGGCGGACGAGGGCATTGCCATCGCCTCGGAGCAGGTGCGCAGCTTCCTGAGGATCGTGCGCGGCGTGCACGTGATGGCGGTGAAGGCTGAGCAGCGCATTCCGGCCATCCTGGATCGGGCCGGGGTGGAACCGATCAGCTCCAGTGGTCAGCTGGGTGGTGGTGAGGGCTCAGCGGCCTGCCTCGCGGCCTGA
- a CDS encoding segregation/condensation protein A, with protein MLQEAVERGELDPWEIDVIAVVDGFLDRLQQRCRLPQDRPAGSGPARGGRYEQDLAEASEAFLAASVLVSIKAEVLEASTLPPAPIEPEDWEPDADELGGAGLLVLPARPERHLLRRPVAPPPLRRSVSLGELIQHLEDIADRLEAQERHLRQGQRARRYSQSAAIAQVRHLAHRESLPETTAALRAFVAERMELDCWLDFEELVTAWAREAPSHLDQDRVGVFWALLFLCSQGSVALEQPDGLHRPLRLCRLPAPGGSSAQPTPLHAPATLVAAA; from the coding sequence ATGCTGCAGGAGGCGGTGGAGCGCGGTGAGCTCGACCCCTGGGAGATCGACGTGATCGCCGTGGTGGACGGTTTTCTGGACCGTCTCCAGCAGCGCTGCCGGTTGCCGCAGGATCGGCCGGCCGGCAGCGGTCCCGCCCGGGGAGGGCGATACGAGCAGGATCTTGCCGAGGCCAGCGAAGCCTTCCTGGCCGCTTCCGTGCTGGTGTCGATCAAGGCGGAGGTGCTGGAGGCCAGCACCCTGCCGCCGGCGCCGATCGAGCCGGAGGACTGGGAGCCCGATGCCGACGAGCTCGGCGGTGCCGGTCTGCTGGTGCTGCCGGCCCGCCCCGAACGCCACCTGCTGCGGCGGCCGGTGGCCCCTCCTCCCCTGCGGCGCAGTGTGAGCCTGGGCGAGCTGATCCAGCACCTGGAGGACATCGCCGATCGACTGGAGGCGCAGGAGCGCCACCTGCGTCAGGGCCAGCGGGCCAGGCGCTACAGCCAGAGCGCCGCCATCGCTCAGGTCCGCCATCTCGCGCACCGGGAATCCCTGCCGGAAACCACCGCCGCTCTGCGGGCCTTCGTGGCGGAGCGGATGGAGCTGGACTGCTGGCTCGACTTCGAGGAGCTCGTGACGGCCTGGGCCCGCGAAGCCCCCAGCCACCTGGATCAGGATCGGGTGGGGGTGTTCTGGGCGCTGCTGTTTCTCTGCTCCCAGGGCAGTGTGGCTCTGGAGCAGCCCGATGGCCTGCACAGGCCGCTGCGGCTCTGCCGGCTGCCGGCCCCGGGCGGATCATCGGCCCAGCCCACACCGCTCCATGCGCCGGCGACCCTTGTGGCGGCCGCCTGA